Genomic window (Synechococcus sp. LA31):
TCATCGGCATCTACGCCTACATGGGTCGTGAGTGGGAACTCTCCTACCGCCTGGGTATGCGCCCCTGGATCTGCGTTGCTTATAGCGCACCCGTGGCTGCTGCCTCTGCTGTGTTCCTGGTGTATCCCTTCGGTCAGGGCTCCTTCTCGGACGCCATGCCCCTGGGTATCTCCGGCACCTTCAACTACATGCTGGTGTTCCAGGCTGAGCACAACATCCTGATGCACCCCTTCCACATGCTTGGTGTGGCTGGTGTGTTCGGTGGCTCCCTGTTCTCCGCCATGCACGGTTCGCTGGTGACCTCCTCCCTGGTGCGTGAAACCACCGAGAGCGAGAGCCAGAACTACGGCTACAAGTTCGGCCAAGAGGAAGAGACCTACAACATCGTGGCTGCCCACGGTTACTTCGGTCGCCTGATCTTCCAATACGCCTCCTTCAACAACAGCCGCAGCCTGCACTTCTTCCTGGCTGCCTGGCCTGTGGTCGGCATCTGGTTCACCGCCCTGGGCGTGAGCACGATGGCCTTCAACCTGAACGGTTTCAACTTCAACCAGTCCATCCTGGATTCCCAGGGCCGTGTTCTGAACACCTGGGCTGACGTGCTGAACCGTGCAGGTCTGGGTATGGAAGTGATGCACGAGCGCAACGCTCACAACTTCCCCCTCGACCTGGCTGCTGCAGAAGCCACCCCCGTGGCACTGACTGCACCTGCCATCGGCTGAGGTTGAACCTCAACGAGATTCAACCAAGGTTGAATCGAAAGGCCCCCGCGTAAGCGGGGGCTTTTTGTTGTACTAGACATCTAGCCTCACGACGAGAAACAGCAACATGGTCGAGCTAGTCCTATCCGCAGGCCTCGCATTCATAATGCTGACGCTCGGCCTGTCCCTTACGCCAGGCGACTTCACACGAGCAATTCGACGCCCCAAAGCGCTGATCGCAGGAATCGTCGCCCAGATCATATTGCTCCCGTTAATAGCTTTCGGCCTGTTGAATGTCACAGGCCTCAAGGGAGAGCTAGCCCTAGGCGTCATGATTCTCAGCTGCTGCCCGGGCGGCATCACTTCGAACGTGATGACTCGACTATCACGAGGTGATGTGGCGCTGTCCGTTTCTTACACAGCCCTGGCAAGCCTGCTGACTGCAGCAACCATGCCTGTAGTCCTCGGGATTACCGCTCCCTTACTTTTGCCAGAAAAAAGCCTAGAGCTGTCGATATTGCCTCTGAGTCTCAAGGTTTTTGCGTTGAGCACTGCACCGGTACTGGCAGGAGTATGGATTGCACGACAGGCACCTGAATTCACATGCCGCTGGGAACGGCGAGCAGGATTAACAGCCAACCTCCTGTTTGCGCTCATTGTGGCCGGCACACTAGTCAGCCAGTGGGCTGTCTTTACGGCAAATCTTTCAAACCTTGGCCCCACGCTGCTGAGCCTGAATATTCTGATGCTTAGCCTTGGCCTATCTATCGGCGCCCTACTAAGAATGCCCAGAGCACAATCAACAGCACTGGCAGTGGAAGCCGGCTTTCAGAATGGAACAATTGGCATTGTAGTGGGTTCCTTGATTGGGCCCAATTTGGCCGACTCGCAAATCAATAGCCTTAGCCTACCCTCAGCGGTATACGGGGTCTTGATGATGTGCACGATTATTCCATTCATCATCTGGAGGAGAGGTATTGAGCCCACCTGAAGCAAAAGGCCCAAAGCACCCGCGCTTCGGGGGAAGCACCACGCCGCCGCTTAATTCAGAACAAGCAAGAAATAATCTCCTATAGCAAGACCCAGGAACCGGCTAGAAAGGCTCAACCATAAACCAAGCCTCCCGCCATGACTGTGTGAATGACAGAGGCACTCGACAATCAACAGACCACGACTTCACATTACTTATACGAAATGAAGGACAGACATGATCGGCACAATCATAAGCATGCCGAATGAGGATAAAACACTTGGATATTACTCATGGCTTTTGCAAAATCACAGGGCTTCGGCGTTTTGGGAACAACTCGCGACAGAGAGGACAACACGTACCATCACAACCACGAGCTGTGCAAAACTCTCGACCATAGAAGATGATCTGAAGATGGAGCTTATTCCAGGCTGACTTCGGAAACAAACGCTTCAGATCCGTTTCTGTACGCTTGACGCTTACTCCACTGCTCAACCCCCAACGCTGAGCAAGCCGGTGGATGTGTGTATCCACGGGAAAGGCCGGCACTCCGAAGGCCTGGGCCATCACAACGGAGGCCGTTTTATGCCCCACGCCTGGCAACGCTTCCAACGCATGAAAACTGGCCGGAACCTCGCCGCCATGGCGCTCCAGTAGCAACTCAGCCAAGCGCCTCACATTGCGCGCCTTGGTTTTGGCCAAACCAAGCTGCCGGATATGGCCCAGGATCGTGGCCTCCGGCAGTGCCGCCATCGCCTGAGGCGTGGACCCTGCAGCAAACAACGCAGGCGTAACCTCATTCACCTTTTTATCGGTGCACTGAGCACTGAGCAGAACCGCAATCAGCAGCGTGAAGGGATCGCTGTGATCAAGTGGAACCGGTGTGATGGGGTACTGCTCCTCAAGCCGCTGCATGATGAGAGCGGCGCGCTCCTGCTGTCTCACCAAACATCGATAGCTGGATACGAACCTAGAGAGAACTCAGCAGCACATCCATGCTCATGCTTAAAAACGCCATCACCAGTCTCGGGCTGATCAGCCTGGGGGTGAGCATCGCTGGGCCTGTGATGCCCGCCCGGGCGGACGACGATGGGCATGGCGGTGCGGCCCGAGGGGTACAGGTGGAAACCTTGGCGCGCAGCAGCCAAGACTGGACGGGCGGACAACTGCCTCGCTATCCCAGCGGGCAGCCCGAGGTGACGGTGTTGCGGATCACGATTCCTGCCGGGGTCAGCCTGCCCAATCACCATCACCCGGTGATCAATGCCGGTGTCTTGCTGCAAGGCAGGCTTGAAGTGGTGACCGAGCGAGGTGAAACGCTCCTGCTCTCTGCGGGTGATGCGCTGATCGAACTGGTAAATCGTGTGCATCACGGCAAAAGCCTTGGCCCTCAGCCGGCCGTGATTGTGGTGGTATACGCAGGCGCCGTGGGCCTTCCCACAACAGTGCTCAACCCTGCTCCAAGCCCTGGTTTGTAGGCTCGCTCCAGCGCACTCAGCTCATGGGCAGCAGCTTCGGCGACCTCTTCCGCATCAGCACCTTCGGTGAATCACACGGCGGTGGTGTGGGCGTCATTGTGGAGGGGTGTCCGCCCCGGTTGACCCTCGATCTGAACGCGATCCAGGCAGAACTCGATCGCCGCAAACCAGGGCAGAGCAAGATCACCACTCCGCGCAAGGAAGACGACCGGGTGGAGATCCTCAGCGGCCTGCTCGATGGGGTCACCCTCGGCACCCCGATCGCGATGGTGGTGCGCAACAAAGATCAGCGTCCACAGGACTACAAGGAAATGGAGGTGGCCTTCCGTCCCTCCCACGCCGATGCCACATATCAGGCCAAATACGGGATTCAGGCCCGCAGCGGCGGCGGGCGTGCCTCCGCCCGGGAAACGATTGGCCGCGTGGCGGCCGGCGCCATCGCCAAGCAACTGCTCGCCAAGGCCCATGGCACCGAAGTGATTGCCTGGGTGAAACGCATTCACACGCTCGAAGCCTCGATCGATCCGAGCACGGTGAGCCTGAAGGCCGTGGAAAGCAACATCGTGCGCTGCCCCGACACCGCCATGGCCGAGCAGATGATCGAGCGCATTGAGGCGATTGGCCGCGAAGGCGATTCCTGCGGTGGCGTGATCGAATGTGTGGTGCGGGGCATACCGGCGGGACTGGGCATGCCGGTGTTCGACAAGCTGGAGGCCGATCTGGCCAAAGCGGTGATGTCGCTTCCCGCCACCAAAGGCTTTGAGATCGGCTCAGGCTTTGCTGGAACCCTTCAGAAAGGCAGCGAACACAACGATGCCTTTCTGCCTACAGCCGATGGCACGCTGCACACCGCCACCAACAACTCCGGCGGCATTCAGGGCGGTATCAGCAACGGCGAAGCGATCGTGATCCGAGTGGCGTTCAAGCCCACCGCCACGATCCGCAAGGCCCAGCAAACAATCAACGCCAGCGGTGCAGCCACCACCCTGGAAGCCAAAGGCCGGCACGACCCCTGCGTGCTGCCGCGGGCCGTGCCGATGGTGGAAGCCATGGTGGCTTTAGTCCTCGCCGATCACCTGCTGCGGCAACAGGGTCAATGCGGGCTCAGCTCACAGTGGTGAGCTGAGTCACCCCATTGCTACCGGGCGCCGCAGGAGCTGAAGCGCCCAGACGGCTCACGGCCTTAGCCATGCGCCGTGCCGTTGATGAGCCAGCAGCCGGCTTGGCCTTGGCAGCAGTGGCCTTCACGGCTGTTTTCTTCACGGGATTACGGGCCGGCTTAGCGGGCTTCGGCTTGGCCTTCGCCGTGGTCGCCGCCTTGCGGGCTGGGGCTTTACGGGCTGGTGCAGCCTTAACAGCTGGCTTGGCCGCGGGCTTGGAAGAGCGAGCACGGTGGCTCAGCACCATGGCCCACTCGGCATCACTGAGATTGGCCGGCTTGCTGCCATGAGCATTGGCCAACTTGGCAGCCTTCTCGATATCGGAGATCAAGTTTTTCCAAGAGGTAGCGAAGCGCTTATCCGACTGCGATTTCGCACCGCTCTCCACAAGGGTTTCCACCACCCCTGCGGCGGACACCTTCTTGCGGCGGCGATTAAAGATCTCCTTCTGAAGCTGAGCCAGCAGGGCATCCGCCTTGTCGCTGAGCTTGATCGTGAGCTGAGACATACAGACAACAACGTCTATCTCAGGGGTAGCACTTGATTCTCAGCCTGACAACACAGTGAGCAAATCCGGCAGCCCTGGCCGCAGCGCGCATGCTTCACCGGCTCCGCTGAAAAGGGTGCTGCCCAACGCAACCGCATCCACTCCGGCCTTGATCCAACCGGGCACATCAGCGATCGAGAGGCCACCGGCTGCAATGCAGAACGGCAAGGGATGCAGCGGCCCAGCCAAAGATCGCCAATAGGCAGACCCGAGGCTCGCAGCGGGATAGAGCTTCACAGCAGATGCGCCCCAACGCACAGCAGCTGCCACCTCACTGGGGCTGAACACCCCTGGCACCAGGGTGATGGAAGCATCAGCCGCCTGCTGAAGGAGCTGAGGGTCAAGAATTGGCGACACGACATAGCCGAGACCTGCAGCAATTGCCGCCTGAAGGCCGGCCGGCGTGCACACGGACGCTGCTCCAAGCCTCAGCCCCGGGAACTCGATCACCAGGCTGCGGGCCATACCGACCCAGACCTCTTCAGCCTGCACGGCGAGCTCCACATGGCGAAGGCCCGACTGCTGCAAAAGCTGCAGCTGATGGCGGGCCTCATGGATATCGCGAGGCCGGAGCACCGCCAGCACAGGCTGGCGATGCAGACCTTGGATCAGAGCAGAGGGATCAGACGTATTCCGCCACCCGTACATCGCTGCGGATCAACAGCTCCTGCAGGTCCTCAGCGTCAACCGTTTCACGCTCCACGAGCATGTCAGCCAGTTCATCGAGCACCTTGCGGTTGCCGTTGAGCACAGCTGTCGCGCGCTTGTAAGCCTCGGCCACCAATTGGCTCACCTCCTCGTCGATAGCAGCGGCCGTGTCTTCGGAGAAATCGCGCTCGGCAGCGATGTCGCGTCCAAGGAACATGCCTCCCTGGCTCCGGCCCAGAGCCACAGGCCCAAGGCGATCGCTCATCCCAAAGCGAGTGACCATCTGACGTGCCACACGGGCGACCTGCTGAAGGTCATTGGATGCACCGGTGGTGACTTCGTCTTCGCCGTAGACGATCTCTTCAGCCACACGGCCACCGAGGGCCACCGCCATCTGGTTGTGCAGATAGGCGCGGGAGTAGAGGCCCGATTCCATGCGCTCTTCACTGGGGGTGAAGAAGGTGAGGCCGCCGGCGTTGCCGCGGGGAATGATCGAGATCTTCTGAACCGGGTCGTAATCGGGCATCAGAGCGCCCACCAGGGCATGGCCCGCTTCGTGATACGCCACCAAGCGCTTGCGCTTCTCACTCATCACCCGATCCTTCTTCTCAGGGCCGGCCATCACGCGCTCAATCGCGTCGTTCACCTCATCCATGGAGACTTCGGTGAGCTCACGGCGAGCAGCCAGGATGGCGGCCTCGTTGAGCAGGTTGGCGAGATCAGCACCGGTGTAGCCGGGAGTGCGTCGGGCGATCTTGTCGAGGTCAACGTCCTTGGCCAGGGTCTTGCCGCGGGCGTGCACGCCAAGGATCTGGAGACGACCGGCATAGTCGGGGCGATCGACAACCACTTGGCGGTCAAAACGGCCTGGACGCATCAACGCCGCATCCAACACATCGGGGCGGTTGGTAGCCGCCACGATGATGATGCCGGTGTTGCCTTCAAAGCCGTCCATCTCAGTGAGCAGCTGGTTGAGGGTCTGCTCGCGCTCGTCGTTGCCGCCACCGAGACCAGCGCCACGCTGACGACCCACCGCGTCGATCTCGTCGATGAAGACGATGCAGGGTGCGCTCTTCTTGGCTTGCTCGAACAGATCGCGCACGCGGCTGGCACCCACGCCCACAAACATCTCCACAAACTCCGAACCGGAGATTGAGAAGAAAGGCACGCCAGCTTCGCCAGCCACGGCCTTGGCAAGCAGGGTTTTACCGGTGCCTGGAGGGCCCACCAGCAGCACACCCTTGGGGATCTTGGCCCCAACTGCGGTGAAGCGATCGGGGTTCTTGAGGAAATCGACGACTTCCGTGAGCTCGAGCTTGGCGCCTTCAATACCGGCTACATCGCCGAAGGTCACCTGGGTCTGCGGCTCCATCTGCAACCGGGCCTTGCTCTTGCCAAAGCTCATGGCAGGGTTACCGCCACCGCCTTGGGCGCGGCGCAGCAGGAAGAACAACCCACCCAGCAGCAGCAGGGGGAAGATCAGCGAACCGATGGCTTGCTGCCAGGGCTGGGCCTGACGCGATGGCTCAACAGCGATGTCGACCTTGTGGTCTTCCAGAAGCTTGAGGAGATCTTTGTCGGGGGCGAGGTTCACCACGGCGCGCTGGCCGTTGTTCTCCACGACCTGAGCGGTGCCTCGATCCGGGGCAATCAGCACCCGCGACACCTCGTTGCCCTCAACGGCCTCCACGAAATCGCTGTAGCGAAGCGTGCGCGGCGCGTTGGCCGGATCGGGACGGTCGAGGAAAGCCGTGCCAACGGCGATCACCACCACGGCCAGGAGGACGTAGAGGCCTGCATTGCGCCAGCGCTTCTTCACTTGGATCTCCGCTGTGATTAAGGAATGTTAACCGCTCTCAGGCTGCGGATCGCAGCACGTCGACCACGCTACGGAAAGCAAACCACTCGGGGATCTCCTCGCCGCTGCGCAGCATCTTGCGGAACTGGGTGCCGCTGAGCTTCTTGACGTGCAGGCCACGGGCCTCGGCATGCTCGGCGGTCACGTAGCCCTCCTCTTCGGTGTAGACGAGGTTGAGCGACGGCACTGTCTCCATGCCGAGCTCAGGTGCGTGATCGCGGGCAAAATCCTGTGCCTGATACGGGCCGTAGAAGTCGTCGCCGCTGATGGAGCTCTTGCAGCCCGCCATGTCGCGACCAATGATGAAGTGGGTGCAGCCGTAGTTCTTGCGGATGATCATGTGCTGCAGGGCCTCCCGGGGACCAGCCATGTGCATCGAGTAGGGCAGATACGACCAACGGATGCGGGGGTTGTTCACCTCAGCAGCCAATCGCTCGTAGGTCTGGAAGCGCACCGCACCAG
Coding sequences:
- the psbA gene encoding photosystem II q(b) protein — protein: MTTTLQQRQGASAWNQFCEWVTSTDNRLYVGWFGVLMIPCLLAATICFIVAFIAAPPVDIDGIREPVAGSLMYGNNIISGAVIPSSNAIGLHFYPIWEAASLDEWLYNGGPFQLVVFHFLIGIYAYMGREWELSYRLGMRPWICVAYSAPVAAASAVFLVYPFGQGSFSDAMPLGISGTFNYMLVFQAEHNILMHPFHMLGVAGVFGGSLFSAMHGSLVTSSLVRETTESESQNYGYKFGQEEETYNIVAAHGYFGRLIFQYASFNNSRSLHFFLAAWPVVGIWFTALGVSTMAFNLNGFNFNQSILDSQGRVLNTWADVLNRAGLGMEVMHERNAHNFPLDLAAAEATPVALTAPAIG
- a CDS encoding bile acid:sodium symporter, which codes for MLTLGLSLTPGDFTRAIRRPKALIAGIVAQIILLPLIAFGLLNVTGLKGELALGVMILSCCPGGITSNVMTRLSRGDVALSVSYTALASLLTAATMPVVLGITAPLLLPEKSLELSILPLSLKVFALSTAPVLAGVWIARQAPEFTCRWERRAGLTANLLFALIVAGTLVSQWAVFTANLSNLGPTLLSLNILMLSLGLSIGALLRMPRAQSTALAVEAGFQNGTIGIVVGSLIGPNLADSQINSLSLPSAVYGVLMMCTIIPFIIWRRGIEPT
- the nth gene encoding endonuclease III encodes the protein MRQQERAALIMQRLEEQYPITPVPLDHSDPFTLLIAVLLSAQCTDKKVNEVTPALFAAGSTPQAMAALPEATILGHIRQLGLAKTKARNVRRLAELLLERHGGEVPASFHALEALPGVGHKTASVVMAQAFGVPAFPVDTHIHRLAQRWGLSSGVSVKRTETDLKRLFPKSAWNKLHLQIIFYGREFCTARGCDGTCCPLCRELFPKRRSPVILQKP
- a CDS encoding cupin domain-containing protein — its product is MLMLKNAITSLGLISLGVSIAGPVMPARADDDGHGGAARGVQVETLARSSQDWTGGQLPRYPSGQPEVTVLRITIPAGVSLPNHHHPVINAGVLLQGRLEVVTERGETLLLSAGDALIELVNRVHHGKSLGPQPAVIVVVYAGAVGLPTTVLNPAPSPGL
- the aroC gene encoding chorismate synthase, which translates into the protein MGSSFGDLFRISTFGESHGGGVGVIVEGCPPRLTLDLNAIQAELDRRKPGQSKITTPRKEDDRVEILSGLLDGVTLGTPIAMVVRNKDQRPQDYKEMEVAFRPSHADATYQAKYGIQARSGGGRASARETIGRVAAGAIAKQLLAKAHGTEVIAWVKRIHTLEASIDPSTVSLKAVESNIVRCPDTAMAEQMIERIEAIGREGDSCGGVIECVVRGIPAGLGMPVFDKLEADLAKAVMSLPATKGFEIGSGFAGTLQKGSEHNDAFLPTADGTLHTATNNSGGIQGGISNGEAIVIRVAFKPTATIRKAQQTINASGAATTLEAKGRHDPCVLPRAVPMVEAMVALVLADHLLRQQGQCGLSSQW
- a CDS encoding bifunctional 4-hydroxy-2-oxoglutarate aldolase/2-dehydro-3-deoxy-phosphogluconate aldolase; this translates as MYGWRNTSDPSALIQGLHRQPVLAVLRPRDIHEARHQLQLLQQSGLRHVELAVQAEEVWVGMARSLVIEFPGLRLGAASVCTPAGLQAAIAAGLGYVVSPILDPQLLQQAADASITLVPGVFSPSEVAAAVRWGASAVKLYPAASLGSAYWRSLAGPLHPLPFCIAAGGLSIADVPGWIKAGVDAVALGSTLFSGAGEACALRPGLPDLLTVLSG
- the ftsH3 gene encoding ATP-dependent zinc metalloprotease FtsH3, with the translated sequence MKKRWRNAGLYVLLAVVVIAVGTAFLDRPDPANAPRTLRYSDFVEAVEGNEVSRVLIAPDRGTAQVVENNGQRAVVNLAPDKDLLKLLEDHKVDIAVEPSRQAQPWQQAIGSLIFPLLLLGGLFFLLRRAQGGGGNPAMSFGKSKARLQMEPQTQVTFGDVAGIEGAKLELTEVVDFLKNPDRFTAVGAKIPKGVLLVGPPGTGKTLLAKAVAGEAGVPFFSISGSEFVEMFVGVGASRVRDLFEQAKKSAPCIVFIDEIDAVGRQRGAGLGGGNDEREQTLNQLLTEMDGFEGNTGIIIVAATNRPDVLDAALMRPGRFDRQVVVDRPDYAGRLQILGVHARGKTLAKDVDLDKIARRTPGYTGADLANLLNEAAILAARRELTEVSMDEVNDAIERVMAGPEKKDRVMSEKRKRLVAYHEAGHALVGALMPDYDPVQKISIIPRGNAGGLTFFTPSEERMESGLYSRAYLHNQMAVALGGRVAEEIVYGEDEVTTGASNDLQQVARVARQMVTRFGMSDRLGPVALGRSQGGMFLGRDIAAERDFSEDTAAAIDEEVSQLVAEAYKRATAVLNGNRKVLDELADMLVERETVDAEDLQELLIRSDVRVAEYV